A section of the Callospermophilus lateralis isolate mCalLat2 chromosome 14, mCalLat2.hap1, whole genome shotgun sequence genome encodes:
- the LOC143379945 gene encoding DDIT3 upstream open reading frame protein — MLKMSGWQRQSQNQFQNLRRKCSRRKCIFIHHHT, encoded by the coding sequence ATGTTGAAGATGAGCGGGTGGCAGCGACAGAGCCAAAATCAGTTCCAGAACCTAAGGAGAAagtgttccagaaggaagtgtatCTTCATACATCACCACACCTGA